The proteins below are encoded in one region of Brevundimonas fontaquae:
- a CDS encoding sensor histidine kinase → MLSSVIGMAGVLAIVSRGIDAHQARKEEDLVKLRLTRALETIGENLTTASIWDEAVDRMTWADVGWYDRNFGAFYAAQHKHQFTLGYDGTGRLFRISTLGRPAEAQVGEPFGQAARPLIDALRADAAGRDRTVTADAGVRLKAAFVRVGDDVYVLGASTVVRHTASGSTPASDPVVASFKPFNGELNLLRTRLALDRIHFQPGDAEPPEGMIGVDVRDAGGVLLGRVVWAPEQPGYQILTKAGPLLLLLFVVLLIGTGSLLWTTTKDVRRLRASEVALSAALERAEAANRAKTRFLSNVSHELRTPLNGVLGMAEIIGADLVTPQQRERLEILKASGRQQLRLVEELLDVVRLRDGAVTLETRPFRPDNLLQRVANDFRSAAEVKGLKVKVEAAEGEWLGDPVHIEKLMAALTDNAVRFTRTGGVMLRAVAGAGLALEVEDTGPGMEPAEAARLFEAFTQGDESATRTAEGLGLGLTAAHGLAALMGGKIDIVTAPGAGSTFRVVLPLKAVA, encoded by the coding sequence ATGCTCTCGTCCGTCATCGGCATGGCCGGGGTTCTGGCCATCGTCAGTCGCGGAATCGATGCGCACCAGGCGCGCAAGGAAGAGGATCTGGTGAAGTTGCGCCTGACGCGGGCGCTGGAAACCATTGGTGAGAACCTGACCACCGCCTCCATCTGGGACGAGGCCGTTGATCGGATGACGTGGGCTGATGTGGGCTGGTACGATCGCAACTTCGGCGCCTTCTACGCCGCGCAACACAAGCATCAGTTCACCCTGGGCTATGATGGTACGGGGCGGCTGTTTCGCATCAGCACCCTGGGCCGACCGGCCGAGGCGCAGGTTGGCGAGCCCTTCGGTCAAGCCGCCCGGCCGTTGATCGACGCGCTCCGGGCCGATGCCGCAGGCCGCGACCGAACGGTTACCGCTGATGCTGGCGTGCGACTGAAGGCGGCGTTCGTGCGCGTCGGCGACGACGTGTACGTCTTGGGGGCTTCTACTGTGGTGCGGCATACGGCGAGCGGATCGACGCCGGCGTCCGATCCGGTCGTGGCGTCGTTCAAACCGTTCAATGGCGAGCTCAATCTCTTGCGAACGCGGCTGGCGCTGGACCGGATTCACTTCCAGCCCGGTGATGCAGAGCCGCCCGAAGGTATGATCGGCGTCGATGTCCGCGATGCTGGCGGCGTTTTGTTAGGCCGTGTCGTCTGGGCGCCAGAACAGCCGGGCTATCAGATTCTGACCAAAGCCGGGCCGCTGCTGCTGCTGCTGTTCGTGGTCCTGTTGATCGGCACGGGGTCGTTGCTATGGACAACGACCAAGGATGTGCGGCGTCTGAGGGCGTCGGAAGTGGCCCTGTCGGCGGCGCTGGAGCGGGCCGAGGCGGCCAACCGGGCCAAGACGCGGTTCCTGTCCAACGTCAGTCACGAACTGCGTACGCCCCTGAACGGCGTTCTGGGCATGGCCGAGATCATCGGGGCCGATCTGGTGACCCCGCAACAGCGCGAGCGGCTCGAAATCCTGAAGGCGTCGGGGCGTCAGCAGCTGCGGCTGGTCGAGGAACTGCTGGATGTCGTGCGGCTTCGCGACGGGGCGGTGACGCTGGAAACCCGACCCTTCCGGCCCGACAACCTCCTGCAGCGCGTCGCTAACGATTTTCGCAGCGCGGCCGAGGTCAAGGGACTGAAGGTCAAGGTCGAGGCGGCCGAAGGCGAGTGGCTGGGCGATCCGGTGCACATCGAAAAGCTGATGGCGGCGCTGACGGACAATGCGGTGCGGTTCACGCGAACCGGCGGCGTGATGCTGCGCGCCGTTGCGGGCGCGGGTCTGGCGTTGGAGGTTGAGGACACCGGGCCAGGCATGGAGCCAGCAGAGGCGGCGCGCCTGTTCGAAGCCTTCACCCAGGGCGATGAAAGCGCGACGCGCACGGCCGAGGGGCTGGGACTGGGATTGACGGCGGCGCACGGTCTCGCGGCCCTGATGGGCGGCAAGATCGACATCGTCACCGCGCCCGGCGCCGGAAGCACCTTCCGCGTCGTTCTGCCGTTGAAGGCGGTCGCCTAG
- a CDS encoding PGPGW domain-containing protein, which yields MTSLPVPFVRSDKPRPSTLRVVKRWALMIGGLFVVLLGILIAPLPGPGGIPVIAVGLMLILKSSFWAKRQFIRAQYARPKWVYPFRRLMRKKPEFAPVFWQQALRAEKIMTKSSSRRLSRGRKSVRRYFRKLFR from the coding sequence GTGACCTCACTTCCCGTTCCCTTCGTCCGTTCAGACAAGCCGCGCCCCTCGACGTTGCGGGTCGTCAAACGCTGGGCGCTCATGATCGGCGGCCTGTTCGTCGTGCTCCTGGGCATTCTGATCGCCCCCCTGCCCGGCCCTGGCGGCATTCCCGTCATCGCCGTTGGACTGATGCTGATCCTGAAAAGCTCGTTCTGGGCCAAGCGCCAGTTCATTCGCGCCCAATATGCGCGGCCGAAATGGGTCTATCCCTTCCGTCGCCTGATGCGGAAGAAGCCCGAGTTCGCGCCCGTCTTCTGGCAACAGGCGCTGCGGGCCGAGAAGATCATGACCAAAAGCTCCAGCCGTCGCCTCTCGCGTGGCCGTAAGAGCGTCCGGCGCTATTTCCGCAAGCTTTTCCGCTAG
- a CDS encoding F0F1 ATP synthase subunit A, whose translation MADPIHQFAIQKVVDLGDVTLPVLGTVDLAITNSHIAMTVAFVLIVGFLAAVTANAQVVPGRLQAAGEGLFGLIDNLADSIIGHEGRKYFPFIFTLFILILGMNILGLFLTFTATSQLAITATFALITFGLVLVVGFAKNGLGFFKLFWPMGAPLALRPVVGLIEFVSFLLRPVTLALRLFGNMLGGHVALKIFAGFVVSLGLLGLGGGIGLLAFPVAALSLGMVVALTALEFLVAFLQAFVFAVLACIYLNDVVNLDHAH comes from the coding sequence ATGGCCGATCCGATTCATCAGTTTGCGATTCAGAAGGTCGTCGACCTTGGCGACGTCACCCTGCCTGTGCTGGGGACGGTCGATCTGGCGATCACCAACTCGCACATCGCCATGACGGTCGCCTTCGTGCTGATCGTCGGCTTCCTGGCCGCCGTGACCGCGAACGCCCAGGTCGTGCCCGGCCGGCTGCAAGCCGCCGGCGAGGGCCTGTTCGGCCTGATCGACAATCTGGCCGATTCCATCATCGGTCACGAAGGCCGCAAGTATTTCCCCTTCATCTTCACCCTGTTCATCCTGATCCTGGGCATGAACATCCTGGGTCTGTTCCTGACCTTTACGGCGACCTCGCAGTTGGCCATCACCGCCACCTTCGCCCTGATCACCTTCGGCCTGGTGCTGGTCGTCGGCTTCGCCAAGAACGGTCTGGGCTTCTTCAAGCTGTTCTGGCCGATGGGCGCGCCGCTGGCGCTGCGCCCGGTGGTCGGCCTGATCGAATTTGTGTCCTTCCTGCTTCGCCCGGTTACCCTGGCGCTGCGTCTGTTCGGCAATATGCTGGGCGGTCACGTCGCGCTGAAGATCTTCGCCGGCTTCGTCGTGTCGCTGGGCCTCTTGGGCCTGGGCGGCGGCATCGGTCTGCTGGCCTTCCCGGTCGCGGCCCTGTCGCTGGGCATGGTCGTCGCCCTGACCGCTCTGGAGTTCCTGGTGGCCTTCCTCCAGGCCTTCGTCTTCGCCGTTCTGGCCTGCATCTATCTGAACGATGTGGTCAACCTGGACCACGCCCACTAA
- a CDS encoding deoxyguanosinetriphosphate triphosphohydrolase — protein sequence MSHTDLASYAERADLTQGRRVFEPASRTRTAFARDRDRIIHATAFRRLKEKTQVFVAHEGDHYRTRLTHSLEVAQIARSLAHALRLDDDLAETIALAHDLGHPPFAHAGEDELVVQMRDYGGFDHNVQSFRVVTELENRYPQFDGLNLSWETVEGVIKHNGPVSHRLDEPAWSVVRPYAAGGEAGWDLRLGTFASLEAQCAAIADDIAYNNHDVDDGVQAGLITLRDLDQVPLIGPMLAEVRRDWPTIDDRMLRIEAVRRMIGVMVEDVLAETARRLEEDRIVTTEDVRMARRTMVDFSHAMHVDLAVLRKFLFERMYRHYRVNRTRSQARRVLSQLFELFMAEPEVMPPEWGEPAMTPDKTQRARAVCDYIAGMTDRYAIEVHQKLFSLDLALDL from the coding sequence TTGAGCCACACAGACCTCGCTTCCTACGCCGAACGCGCCGACCTGACGCAGGGCCGCCGCGTTTTCGAGCCCGCCAGCCGCACGCGCACCGCCTTTGCGCGGGACCGTGACCGCATCATCCATGCGACGGCGTTCCGGCGGCTTAAGGAGAAGACCCAGGTCTTCGTGGCGCATGAGGGCGATCACTACCGCACCCGCCTGACCCATTCGCTGGAGGTGGCGCAGATTGCGCGGTCGCTGGCCCATGCGCTGAGACTGGACGACGACCTGGCCGAAACCATCGCCCTGGCCCATGACCTGGGCCATCCGCCCTTCGCCCACGCCGGCGAGGACGAGCTGGTGGTGCAGATGCGCGACTATGGCGGGTTCGATCACAACGTTCAGAGCTTCCGCGTCGTGACCGAGCTGGAGAACCGCTATCCGCAGTTCGACGGGCTGAACCTGAGCTGGGAGACCGTCGAGGGCGTCATCAAGCACAACGGCCCGGTGTCGCACCGCCTGGACGAGCCGGCTTGGTCGGTCGTACGCCCTTATGCAGCCGGCGGCGAGGCGGGGTGGGACCTGCGGCTGGGGACGTTCGCCTCGCTGGAGGCCCAGTGTGCGGCCATCGCCGACGACATCGCCTATAATAATCACGACGTGGACGACGGGGTGCAGGCGGGTTTGATCACCCTGCGCGATCTCGATCAGGTGCCGCTTATCGGGCCGATGTTGGCCGAGGTGCGCCGCGACTGGCCCACGATCGACGACCGGATGCTGCGGATCGAGGCCGTGCGGCGCATGATCGGCGTCATGGTCGAGGACGTTCTGGCCGAGACGGCGCGGCGGCTGGAGGAAGACCGGATCGTCACGACCGAGGACGTGCGGATGGCCAGGCGCACGATGGTGGATTTCTCGCACGCCATGCACGTCGATCTGGCGGTGCTGAGGAAGTTCCTGTTCGAGCGGATGTATCGCCACTACCGCGTCAACCGCACACGCAGCCAGGCGCGGCGCGTGCTGTCGCAACTGTTCGAACTCTTCATGGCCGAGCCTGAAGTCATGCCGCCGGAATGGGGCGAACCGGCCATGACCCCGGACAAGACACAGCGGGCGCGCGCCGTGTGCGACTATATCGCCGGCATGACCGACCGTTACGCCATAGAAGTGCACCAGAAGCTGTTCAGCCTCGACCTCGCCCTCGATCTGTGA
- a CDS encoding F0F1 ATP synthase subunit C — MDAEAAKYIGAGLATLGMIGSALGVGNIFGNFLAGALRNPSAAAGQVGNLFVGAALAEALGILAFVLGILMIFG, encoded by the coding sequence ATGGACGCTGAAGCCGCGAAGTACATCGGCGCTGGTCTCGCCACCCTGGGCATGATCGGTTCGGCCCTGGGCGTGGGCAACATCTTCGGCAACTTCCTTGCCGGCGCCCTGCGCAACCCGTCGGCCGCCGCCGGCCAAGTCGGCAACCTGTTCGTCGGCGCCGCTCTGGCCGAAGCCCTGGGCATCCTGGCCTTCGTGCTCGGCATCCTGATGATCTTCGGCTGA
- the nagZ gene encoding beta-N-acetylhexosaminidase codes for MTSAAIYGCLGHRLTEDEKAFFAEVRPWGFILFRRNIGTPEQVRALTDELRASIGDPDAPVLIDQEGGRVQRMGPPHWPKYPPGAAYLKATNELAQARELTRLGARLMAHDLREVGVTVDLLPVLDVPVPGAHDIIGDRAYGVDPETVAVLGRAAAEGLLAGGVLPCIKHMPGHGRAFADTHKDLPTVHADLDTLDAWDFAPFKALSDMPIGMTAHIVFTAIDRKHPATQSKKAIRLIRERLGFGGLLLSDDLVMNALSGSLTQRAHKALKAGCDLVVHWNGDMDEMRQVAEGVGPLKGGARRRAEAALARIVRTPEPLDPVAGHDRFFKAMGGRMDVAKGPDVGEAQA; via the coding sequence GTGACGTCCGCCGCCATCTATGGCTGCCTGGGACATCGGCTGACGGAGGACGAAAAGGCCTTCTTCGCCGAGGTCCGACCCTGGGGCTTCATCCTGTTCCGGCGCAATATCGGCACGCCGGAACAGGTGCGGGCCCTGACGGACGAACTGCGGGCGTCCATCGGCGATCCCGACGCGCCGGTCTTGATCGACCAGGAAGGCGGTCGGGTCCAGCGGATGGGGCCGCCCCACTGGCCCAAATATCCGCCGGGCGCCGCCTATTTGAAGGCGACGAACGAGCTGGCGCAGGCGCGTGAGCTGACGCGGCTGGGCGCACGTCTGATGGCGCACGATCTGCGCGAGGTCGGGGTGACCGTTGATCTGCTGCCGGTGCTGGACGTGCCGGTCCCCGGCGCCCACGACATCATCGGCGACCGGGCCTATGGCGTCGATCCGGAGACGGTCGCGGTGTTGGGCCGGGCGGCGGCGGAGGGGCTGCTGGCGGGCGGGGTCCTGCCATGCATCAAACATATGCCGGGCCATGGCCGCGCCTTTGCAGACACGCATAAGGATCTGCCGACGGTTCACGCCGATCTGGACACGCTGGACGCCTGGGACTTTGCGCCATTCAAGGCCCTGTCGGACATGCCGATCGGCATGACGGCGCACATCGTCTTCACCGCGATCGATCGCAAACATCCGGCGACGCAGTCCAAGAAGGCCATTCGCCTGATCCGCGAGCGCTTGGGATTCGGCGGTCTGCTGCTGTCCGACGATCTGGTGATGAACGCCCTTTCGGGCTCGCTGACCCAGCGCGCGCACAAGGCCCTGAAGGCGGGGTGCGATCTCGTCGTCCACTGGAACGGCGATATGGACGAAATGCGCCAGGTCGCCGAGGGCGTCGGACCGCTGAAGGGCGGGGCGCGCCGCCGGGCGGAAGCCGCGCTGGCCCGGATTGTGCGGACGCCCGAGCCGCTGGATCCCGTCGCGGGCCACGATCGCTTCTTCAAGGCCATGGGCGGTCGGATGGACGTCGCCAAGGGGCCGGATGTGGGTGAGGCGCAGGCCTAA
- a CDS encoding AtpZ/AtpI family protein: MSESREEAIKRLQDSASALEARTTAEKSAELTGHQVSGQAYKIIAELLGGVFVGLAFGAIADWALGTRPWGLIGGVLLGFALSIYMARRTANRLMAQAKAQGTTAPAEPYVEADEDGER, translated from the coding sequence ATGTCGGAATCGCGCGAAGAGGCGATCAAACGCCTCCAAGACAGCGCATCCGCATTGGAGGCGCGGACCACGGCGGAGAAATCCGCCGAACTGACCGGCCATCAGGTGTCGGGTCAGGCCTACAAGATCATCGCCGAGCTTCTCGGCGGCGTCTTTGTGGGGCTGGCGTTCGGAGCGATCGCAGACTGGGCCCTCGGGACCCGTCCGTGGGGTTTGATCGGCGGGGTCCTTTTGGGCTTCGCCTTGTCGATTTACATGGCGCGTCGCACAGCCAACCGGCTGATGGCGCAGGCCAAGGCGCAAGGGACGACGGCTCCGGCCGAGCCCTACGTCGAGGCCGACGAAGACGGGGAACGATAG
- a CDS encoding F0F1 ATP synthase subunit B, producing the protein MNLIFEHGIWSFANAEIWVGIGLIIFFGILIAAGVPKMAGKALDAKAVKIQADLDEAARLRAEAEALLAQIRKEKAEAEAQAAEMMAQAEADARRLEVETKAKLEETLARRQKMAETRIAQAEAQASAEVKAAAADLAAKSAEQVLAARLASGAKDPLLDSAVAQIGDRLN; encoded by the coding sequence ATGAACCTGATCTTCGAACACGGCATCTGGAGCTTCGCCAATGCGGAAATCTGGGTCGGCATTGGCCTGATCATCTTCTTCGGCATCCTGATCGCCGCGGGCGTGCCCAAGATGGCCGGCAAGGCTCTGGACGCCAAGGCCGTCAAGATCCAGGCCGACCTGGACGAAGCCGCGCGCCTGCGTGCCGAGGCCGAAGCCCTGCTGGCCCAAATCCGCAAGGAGAAGGCCGAGGCTGAAGCCCAAGCCGCCGAGATGATGGCTCAGGCCGAAGCCGACGCCCGTCGCCTGGAAGTCGAGACCAAGGCCAAGCTGGAAGAGACCCTGGCCCGTCGCCAGAAGATGGCTGAAACCCGCATCGCCCAAGCCGAAGCTCAGGCCTCGGCCGAGGTGAAGGCCGCCGCCGCCGATCTGGCCGCCAAGTCGGCGGAACAGGTTCTGGCCGCGCGCCTCGCCAGCGGCGCCAAGGATCCGCTGCTCGACAGCGCCGTCGCCCAGATCGGCGATCGCCTGAACTGA
- the ispH gene encoding 4-hydroxy-3-methylbut-2-enyl diphosphate reductase, which produces MNAHVPVPNAPLRPLSVRLATPRGFCAGVDRAIQIVERAIEKFGAPVYVRHEIVHNKHVVERLKAMGAVFVKELDECPDDRPVVFSAHGVPKSVPATARARELVFLDATCPLVSKVHVEAERHHAAGRHIILIGHAGHPEVVGTLGQLPPGAITLVETETDAESFERPGDAPLAYATQTTLSVDDTAGILKVLKRRFPELPDPHKEDICYATTNRQDAIKALGEGCDLVLVVGSKNSSNSVRLVEVAMRAGAPAAYLVDDASQVDWSWFDGVNTVGVTAGASAPEPLIEALVDAIRARFDATVTEDDGARETVTFKLPRLLTA; this is translated from the coding sequence ATGAATGCGCATGTTCCCGTCCCTAACGCTCCGCTTCGCCCGCTCTCGGTGAGGCTGGCCACCCCGAGGGGCTTTTGCGCCGGGGTCGATCGCGCGATCCAGATCGTCGAGCGCGCGATCGAAAAGTTCGGCGCCCCCGTCTATGTGCGCCACGAGATCGTCCACAACAAACATGTGGTCGAGCGGCTGAAGGCCATGGGCGCGGTCTTCGTCAAGGAACTGGACGAATGCCCTGACGACCGGCCGGTCGTCTTCTCGGCCCACGGGGTGCCCAAGTCCGTGCCGGCGACGGCGCGGGCCCGGGAACTGGTCTTTCTGGACGCGACCTGCCCCCTGGTGTCCAAGGTCCACGTCGAGGCCGAACGCCATCATGCGGCCGGCCGCCACATCATCCTGATCGGCCACGCAGGCCACCCCGAGGTCGTCGGCACCCTGGGCCAGTTGCCGCCCGGCGCCATCACCCTGGTCGAGACCGAAACCGACGCCGAATCGTTCGAACGCCCCGGCGACGCCCCCCTCGCCTATGCGACCCAGACCACCCTGTCGGTGGACGACACGGCGGGCATCCTGAAGGTGCTGAAGCGCCGCTTCCCCGAACTGCCCGATCCGCACAAGGAAGACATCTGCTACGCCACGACCAATCGCCAGGACGCCATCAAGGCGCTGGGCGAGGGCTGCGACCTCGTGCTGGTCGTCGGATCCAAGAACTCGTCTAATTCGGTGCGCCTGGTCGAGGTCGCTATGCGCGCCGGCGCCCCGGCCGCTTATCTGGTGGACGATGCGTCCCAGGTGGACTGGTCCTGGTTTGACGGCGTGAACACCGTCGGCGTCACCGCCGGCGCCTCGGCGCCCGAGCCGCTGATCGAGGCACTGGTCGACGCCATCCGGGCGCGCTTTGACGCCACCGTGACCGAAGACGACGGCGCGCGCGAAACCGTCACCTTCAAACTGCCGCGCCTGCTGACGGCCTAG
- a CDS encoding DUF6789 family protein — protein sequence MMSRVQKGLIAGVAATVAVSLLEIPNLFLNWFDPFQGVIASMIGMPGNLAVGWLVHVISGVFILGPLFAVLCPRLPTDTPETKGIVFAVGAWILMMAAIVMFGNYRTFTAGAGFGTFAWLLITHAVFGIVLGNVYARLVARDKRMGATIIGGAHAH from the coding sequence ATGATGTCACGCGTACAAAAAGGTCTGATCGCCGGGGTTGCGGCGACCGTGGCCGTCTCACTGCTCGAAATACCCAATCTGTTCCTCAACTGGTTCGATCCCTTCCAGGGGGTCATCGCCAGCATGATCGGCATGCCCGGCAATCTGGCCGTCGGCTGGCTCGTCCATGTCATCAGCGGCGTCTTTATCCTGGGGCCGCTGTTCGCCGTCCTGTGTCCCCGCTTGCCGACGGATACGCCCGAGACCAAGGGCATCGTCTTCGCCGTCGGCGCATGGATCCTGATGATGGCCGCCATAGTGATGTTCGGGAACTACCGCACCTTCACGGCGGGCGCGGGCTTCGGCACCTTCGCCTGGCTGCTGATCACCCACGCAGTCTTCGGCATCGTGCTGGGCAACGTCTATGCCCGGCTGGTGGCGCGCGACAAGCGGATGGGCGCAACCATCATCGGCGGCGCCCACGCCCACTGA
- the scpB gene encoding SMC-Scp complex subunit ScpB: MSDLAFQPDEAEIERRVEALLFAAAGPLTAAEIAARLPENCNVARAISGLRARYEGRGVELECVADRWRFRTAPDLAFMMTQEREEPRRLSKAALETLAIIAYHQPVTRAEIESVRGVSISKGTLDLLLEMGFVRLRGRRRTPGRPVTYATTDRFLEHFGLATLYDLPGVQEMKAAGLLDLSLPVGFEVPDPSRASEADDEDGTLPLDDEAPEFAQDFVGERS; the protein is encoded by the coding sequence GTGAGCGACCTCGCCTTCCAACCCGACGAGGCCGAGATCGAGCGGCGGGTCGAGGCCCTGTTGTTCGCCGCCGCCGGGCCGCTGACGGCGGCCGAGATCGCTGCGCGCCTGCCCGAAAACTGCAATGTCGCCCGCGCCATATCGGGTCTGCGCGCCCGCTATGAGGGGCGAGGGGTCGAGCTGGAGTGCGTCGCCGACCGCTGGCGCTTCCGCACCGCGCCCGACCTGGCCTTCATGATGACGCAGGAGCGCGAGGAGCCGCGCCGGCTGTCCAAGGCCGCCTTGGAAACCCTGGCCATCATCGCCTATCACCAGCCCGTCACCCGCGCCGAGATCGAGAGCGTGCGCGGCGTCAGCATCTCCAAGGGCACCCTGGACCTGCTGCTGGAGATGGGGTTCGTGCGGTTGCGCGGACGCAGGCGCACGCCGGGACGGCCCGTCACCTATGCGACCACCGACCGGTTCCTGGAGCATTTCGGCCTGGCGACCCTGTATGATCTGCCGGGCGTGCAGGAGATGAAGGCGGCGGGCCTGCTGGACCTGTCGCTGCCGGTCGGATTCGAGGTGCCCGACCCCAGCCGCGCCTCCGAGGCGGACGACGAGGACGGAACCCTGCCGCTGGACGACGAGGCGCCCGAGTTCGCGCAGGATTTCGTCGGCGAGCGAAGCTGA
- a CDS encoding F0F1 ATP synthase subunit B family protein, with protein MASTHTIDAVPPSVEADLHAETATTAEHGSGGLPQFQFEHWAGQIGYLLILFVILYVLVSKVFAPRLRKVMDERADTISTAVATARQVQAEAAEQAAQAQAEVAKARADARATAAAAKARVTEEANARQAAEEAVVNARIAEAEASIGKTRDAAMANVSTIASDTTAAMVERLTGKAATAAELAAVKGAA; from the coding sequence ATGGCCAGCACCCACACCATCGACGCGGTCCCGCCTTCGGTCGAAGCGGACCTGCACGCCGAGACGGCGACCACCGCCGAGCACGGCTCGGGCGGCCTGCCGCAATTCCAGTTCGAACACTGGGCGGGCCAGATCGGCTATCTGCTGATCCTGTTCGTCATCCTGTATGTTCTGGTCTCCAAGGTCTTCGCGCCACGCCTTCGCAAGGTGATGGACGAACGGGCCGACACCATTTCCACCGCCGTTGCGACCGCGCGTCAGGTTCAGGCTGAAGCCGCTGAACAGGCCGCCCAGGCTCAGGCCGAAGTCGCCAAGGCTCGCGCTGACGCCCGCGCCACGGCCGCCGCCGCCAAGGCGCGCGTGACCGAAGAAGCGAACGCCCGTCAGGCCGCCGAAGAAGCCGTGGTCAACGCCCGCATCGCTGAGGCGGAAGCCTCGATCGGCAAGACGCGCGACGCCGCCATGGCGAATGTCTCCACCATCGCCTCCGACACGACCGCCGCCATGGTCGAACGTCTGACCGGCAAGGCCGCGACCGCCGCCGAGCTGGCCGCCGTCAAGGGAGCCGCCTGA
- a CDS encoding SPOR domain-containing protein encodes MSFEDDNKPGRGAYTPPTDDDLPFRRNSYDPRNGRNVGAGGSKAPPVTLIISAVVLLLLIVAVIFFYRSGMRASTDAPPAVGQPVGEMKTAAPIDAQPIDPAEGVRVYRDETETTDAPVTFTPPPEAPQPRPAAPPTAAPTGQGLPPAKAVTPAAPTPRPTTPATAPVAAPATKAPAATGGSASVQIGAFSSTEIADREYAAVAGRFGSYVSGAEKRVTEVTSSSGSTLYRTAFSGLSRERAVAFCNALKAAGRDCIVR; translated from the coding sequence ATGTCCTTTGAAGACGACAACAAACCCGGCCGGGGCGCCTATACGCCGCCGACCGACGACGACCTGCCGTTCCGCCGCAACAGCTATGATCCGCGCAACGGCCGCAATGTCGGCGCGGGCGGGAGCAAGGCGCCGCCGGTGACGTTGATCATCAGCGCGGTGGTCCTGCTGTTGCTGATCGTGGCGGTGATCTTCTTCTATCGTTCCGGCATGCGCGCCTCGACCGACGCGCCGCCGGCCGTGGGTCAGCCGGTCGGGGAGATGAAGACCGCCGCGCCCATCGACGCCCAGCCGATCGACCCGGCCGAGGGGGTGCGCGTCTATCGCGACGAGACCGAGACGACCGATGCGCCCGTGACCTTCACCCCGCCGCCCGAGGCGCCCCAGCCGCGTCCGGCCGCGCCCCCGACCGCCGCACCGACCGGCCAGGGCCTGCCGCCCGCCAAGGCCGTGACGCCGGCTGCGCCGACGCCGCGCCCGACGACCCCGGCGACCGCGCCCGTCGCTGCGCCGGCGACCAAGGCTCCGGCCGCGACAGGCGGATCGGCCTCGGTGCAGATCGGCGCCTTCTCCTCGACCGAGATCGCGGACCGCGAATACGCCGCCGTCGCCGGCCGGTTCGGTTCGTATGTCTCCGGCGCTGAAAAGCGGGTCACGGAAGTGACCTCGTCCAGCGGATCGACCCTGTACCGCACAGCCTTCTCGGGCCTGTCGCGCGAACGGGCGGTGGCCTTCTGCAACGCGCTGAAGGCGGCGGGCCGGGACTGCATCGTCCGGTGA
- a CDS encoding segregation and condensation protein A, whose protein sequence is MTESFQPNLDFNAEEVEEREAFVVDLEGYEGPLHVLLALARNQKVDLLKLSITQLAEQYLAFVHEARRRNFALAADYLVMASWLAYLKSRLLLPRTDKGKAEEPPAEEMAAALAFRLQKLEAMRKAVEQLMARPQLKRDVFTRGDPEATVIVPSDRIDASLYELMSAYVVQRRREEARRYAPGQRVEAFPLEAARDWLREIMPKLADWTPLEQVAPHREDEEGPSQASFTASTLSASLELVKEGAMDIRQSEAFADLYLKRRGPGQPLELTG, encoded by the coding sequence ATGACGGAGTCTTTCCAGCCCAATCTGGATTTCAACGCCGAGGAGGTCGAGGAGCGCGAGGCCTTCGTCGTCGATCTGGAGGGCTATGAGGGACCGCTGCATGTCCTGCTGGCCCTGGCGCGAAACCAGAAGGTCGATCTGCTGAAGCTGTCGATCACCCAGCTGGCGGAACAGTATCTGGCCTTCGTGCACGAGGCGCGCAGGCGCAACTTCGCCCTGGCGGCGGACTATCTGGTGATGGCGTCGTGGCTGGCTTATCTGAAGTCGCGCCTGCTGTTGCCGCGCACCGACAAGGGCAAGGCCGAAGAGCCGCCGGCTGAGGAAATGGCCGCCGCCCTGGCGTTCCGGCTGCAGAAGCTGGAGGCGATGCGAAAGGCCGTCGAACAGCTGATGGCGCGGCCCCAGCTGAAGCGCGACGTCTTCACGCGCGGCGATCCCGAGGCGACGGTGATCGTGCCGTCGGATCGTATCGACGCCAGCCTGTACGAACTGATGAGCGCCTATGTGGTGCAGCGCCGGCGCGAGGAGGCCCGGCGCTATGCCCCCGGCCAGCGGGTCGAAGCCTTTCCATTGGAAGCCGCCCGCGACTGGCTGCGCGAGATCATGCCGAAGTTGGCCGACTGGACGCCGCTGGAACAGGTCGCGCCCCATCGTGAGGACGAGGAGGGGCCCAGCCAGGCCAGCTTTACGGCCTCGACCCTCTCGGCCAGTCTGGAGCTGGTAAAGGAGGGGGCGATGGACATTCGGCAAAGCGAGGCGTTCGCGGACCTGTATCTGAAGCGGCGCGGACCGGGCCAGCCGCTGGAGCTGACGGGGTGA